Within Nostoc sp. UHCC 0926, the genomic segment TCTGCTAGAGCGTGAAAAAGCCGTTCTGCCTCAGCGATTTCAGGAACGCTAATTTGTACGTAGAAACCTTGCGGGGTTTCAAAGTATCCTGGTGGACAGTCAGATCCCATCAGGAGGCGATCATCTAGTTCAAGGCAAGCGTGCATGATTTTGTCCTGCCATTCCGGTAAGACATTTTCTGCAGAAGGTGCTTCTTTGTGTGTCATCATCATAGTCATCTTGCCACCCAGACATTGTTCATAGAACTTGAACGCTGCCTCACAGTTGCCGTTGAACATCAGGTAAGAATTGAGTTGCATTGATTTCTCCTTTTGTAATCGATTCTGCGTTTTGATGAGCGGATCGTTCGCGCATGAACATCATTTGCGCGGTTGCTGATGACGTTACTCTTGCTGCTGCGTTTCAACCTGAGCGCGAATGCGGTCTGACTGCTCCCTTAAGGCGGGTGTCAGGACTTCACCAAAATCCTCTGCCTCGAATACGGGACGAATCTCAATCTCGGAGTCTCCTGGCATAGGGTTAGGGCAGCGCTTTACCCAAGCAACTGCCTCTTCCATTGAGTTCACCTGCCACAGCCAGTACCCTGCCACTAGCTCCGGCGCTGGAGTGAAAGGTCCCTGGGTGACGGTGCGATCGGTTCCTGAAAAGTGAACTCGCACCCCTTTTGAGCTAGGATGCAACCCCTCAGCGGCGAGCAAGATACCTGCTCTGGCTAATTCTTCGTTGTACTGCCCCATTTCAGTTAAAAGCTGTTCGCTCGGCATGACCCCAGTTTCGGAGTCTTGGGTTGCTTTGACAAAGACCATGACTTTCATTGTGAAATCTCCTGTTGAATGGTTTTGAGTTAGATTGCGAGGGGTTGGGTGTGCTGATTAGCACAAAGTGCAACTCCGAAGGAACCGCTAATCAGCAGCGACACGCTTGAGTTCATCAATCTCGATCTTCTTCATTTGCAGCATGGTAGTGGTCACTTTTTGAGAGGTTGCCGCGTCGGGGTGGTTGAGTAACTCAATCAGAATGCGAGGAATAATTTGCCAGGAGACGCCGTATTTGTCTTTGAGCCAGCC encodes:
- a CDS encoding YciI family protein; the protein is MKVMVFVKATQDSETGVMPSEQLLTEMGQYNEELARAGILLAAEGLHPSSKGVRVHFSGTDRTVTQGPFTPAPELVAGYWLWQVNSMEEAVAWVKRCPNPMPGDSEIEIRPVFEAEDFGEVLTPALREQSDRIRAQVETQQQE